One Picrophilus oshimae DSM 9789 genomic region harbors:
- a CDS encoding NAD-dependent epimerase/dehydratase family protein, with product MFVVSASKAFADMILKSYVRTYGTDAIIIRASNTYGEKQYPEELIPKAIIRGLLGKEVPVYGSGDQQRNWLYVKDFVNVTKSLSEEGRKGEDNISGDNVRTNLEILGAISKYVTLKLKHVGDRPGHYIAYKMKNTKITFERTPLESGIKETVEWYRSNEWWWKPLIDDPYFTKDEEWKINSV from the coding sequence ATCTTCGTCGTATCCGCATCCAAGGCGTTCGCCGATATGATCTTAAAATCTTACGTGAGGACTTATGGAACTGACGCAATAATCATACGCGCATCTAACACATATGGAGAAAAACAGTATCCAGAGGAGCTCATACCGAAGGCTATAATCCGTGGTCTACTTGGCAAGGAAGTACCAGTATACGGGAGCGGGGATCAGCAGAGGAACTGGCTGTACGTTAAAGATTTTGTTAACGTAACTAAAAGTCTGAGCGAAGAAGGCAGGAAAGGCGAGGACAACATCTCAGGTGATAACGTAAGAACGAATCTAGAGATCCTCGGGGCCATATCGAAATATGTAACTCTGAAGCTGAAGCATGTGGGCGATAGGCCTGGACATTATATAGCATATAAGATGAAGAACACGAAGATAACGTTTGAAAGAACACCATTAGAATCGGGCATCAAGGAAACCGTTGAATGGTACAGATCGAATGAATGGTGGTGGAAACCGCTGATAGATGATCCGTATTTCACGAAGGACGAGGAATGGAAGATTAATTCAGTGTAA
- a CDS encoding glycosyltransferase gives MVVGRFNSSHTMSNLNIIQTYEEATESTISKPRNRLIGLLNMLKVIHKYRPKALIIEHTEIEAILFAFLLRIYTKLSRQSYIKLILKLDADPDSLRITKDHFIPVFYRYMFTRLFDKIACESECTYVELIEPKIINRYKDKYVIVPNGVLSNIDGGEVNAYEMRRNVILSVGRIHPQKGHDILIKVFSKLKDKFQEWKLRIIGSSSDESYMNSLKKQISDLNLGNSVELKTDVSYEELIKEYRQASIFCLLSRWGSFEIARTEAVHYGLSMVITEAGCGIHYQKFGSFVCDVNDERCIVKSLSTLMSNADLRVEILEKQKSAVVTWHDVALEFTKLIENRE, from the coding sequence TTGGTAGTTGGGAGATTTAATTCAAGCCATACAATGAGCAATTTGAACATCATACAAACCTATGAGGAAGCAACTGAAAGCACAATATCCAAGCCTAGAAACAGGCTAATAGGTCTCCTAAATATGTTAAAGGTCATACATAAATACAGACCTAAAGCTCTGATCATCGAACACACAGAAATTGAGGCCATTTTATTCGCATTTCTTTTGAGGATATATACGAAACTTAGTCGTCAATCGTACATCAAATTGATCCTAAAACTGGATGCTGATCCTGACTCTCTAAGGATTACGAAAGATCACTTTATTCCTGTATTTTATCGCTATATGTTCACAAGACTATTTGACAAAATAGCATGCGAATCTGAATGCACTTATGTCGAACTGATAGAGCCAAAAATTATTAATCGATATAAAGACAAATATGTAATAGTGCCAAATGGGGTACTTTCTAATATCGATGGGGGCGAAGTAAATGCTTATGAAATGAGACGGAATGTTATTCTCAGTGTAGGTCGGATTCATCCTCAGAAGGGACATGATATATTGATAAAAGTATTCTCGAAACTAAAAGATAAATTCCAGGAGTGGAAGTTAAGGATAATCGGATCGTCAAGTGATGAATCCTACATGAATTCATTAAAGAAGCAGATAAGCGATCTAAATCTTGGCAACTCCGTTGAGCTGAAAACAGATGTGAGCTATGAGGAGCTGATCAAGGAATATCGGCAGGCATCGATATTCTGCCTTTTATCAAGATGGGGGAGCTTTGAAATAGCGAGGACCGAGGCAGTTCATTATGGTCTTTCGATGGTTATCACCGAGGCTGGCTGTGGAATTCATTACCAAAAATTCGGTTCTTTCGTCTGCGATGTTAATGATGAAAGGTGCATAGTGAAATCATTATCCACTCTTATGTCAAATGCAGATTTAAGAGTGGAGATATTGGAAAAGCAGAAAAGTGCAGTAGTAACATGGCATGATGTTGCTTTGGAATTCACAAAACTCATAGAAAATAGAGAATGA
- a CDS encoding glycosyltransferase family 2 protein yields the protein MKKRDSSSIMKFINGIRSEYQIINVGDFSIFSKALLKQLNYKPWDDTYIHGYEDIDLSLRLLKEGIYNSASFLNYDIGSMESATAGRSKLRSLRDIANKAYFNLKFKKSFEGKHRSSSSALKLL from the coding sequence ATGAAAAAAAGAGATAGCTCATCAATCATGAAATTTATCAATGGGATCAGATCAGAATACCAAATCATAAATGTAGGAGACTTTTCTATATTTTCTAAAGCTCTTCTAAAACAACTTAACTATAAGCCTTGGGATGATACATATATACATGGCTATGAAGATATTGACCTTTCTTTGCGTCTGCTAAAGGAAGGAATCTACAACAGCGCTTCTTTTTTAAATTATGATATTGGAAGCATGGAATCTGCCACGGCAGGAAGATCAAAATTGAGATCCCTAAGAGACATAGCTAATAAAGCTTATTTCAATTTAAAATTCAAAAAGTCTTTCGAAGGAAAACACCGATCTAGTAGCAGCGCACTCAAATTGCTGTAA
- a CDS encoding GDP-mannose 4,6-dehydratase yields MNDPNSFIRKNVFGLVNLLELSRRYDFRNLHISTDEVYGESEADYIALMIRS; encoded by the coding sequence ATAAATGATCCAAACTCATTCATACGCAAGAATGTTTTCGGTCTGGTCAACTTGCTGGAGCTATCAAGGAGATACGATTTCCGTAACTTACACATATCTACGGACGAGGTCTACGGCGAGAGCGAGGCGGATTATATAGCATTAATGATTCGAAGCTAA